A single Chlamydia suis DNA region contains:
- the hctB gene encoding histone H1-like DNA-binding protein Hc2, with protein sequence MLGVQKKRSTRKTAAKKTIVRKPAAKKTAAKKAPVRKVAAKKTVARKTEAKKTVAARKPVAKKATAAKKAPVRKVAAKKTVARKTEAKKTVAARKPVAKRTSSTKKAAVAAKAGVCMKKHKHTAACGRVAASGAKICASAAKRKTHHNRTRTAHSWRQQLMKLVAR encoded by the coding sequence ATGTTGGGAGTACAAAAGAAACGCAGCACAAGAAAGACGGCTGCAAAAAAGACTATAGTACGCAAGCCTGCCGCTAAGAAGACGGCTGCTAAAAAAGCTCCCGTAAGAAAAGTTGCAGCCAAGAAGACTGTAGCTCGTAAAACAGAGGCTAAGAAAACGGTAGCAGCTCGTAAGCCTGTAGCTAAGAAAGCAACGGCTGCTAAAAAAGCTCCCGTAAGAAAAGTTGCAGCCAAGAAGACTGTAGCTCGTAAAACAGAGGCTAAGAAAACGGTAGCAGCTCGTAAGCCTGTAGCTAAAAGAACTTCCTCAACAAAAAAAGCTGCTGTCGCGGCAAAAGCTGGAGTTTGTATGAAAAAACATAAACACACTGCAGCTTGCGGACGTGTAGCTGCTTCTGGTGCAAAAATTTGTGCGTCAGCTGCTAAAAGAAAAACTCATCACAACCGTACGCGTACAGCTCATAGTTGGCGTCAGCAATTAATGAAGCTTGTTGCTAGATAG
- a CDS encoding DNA polymerase III subunit delta: MESGQKSVYVKSVKDFVQRLEDQRFGIVVVGSSVFEDKDIFLELYVSEKKRLLDGQRLTQQELLSWTDNFGLFASKETIGIYQAEKMSPSLQEFIVNYSQRPNPQLTLFLFINKAEFFSSFSPKLSQALCLSLFGEYFAERDSRIAQVLVKRAEEAQLSCSLGVAKLFVSKFPQAGVFEMFSEFQKLLCQIGDKECLEAADVQSFIEKKEAVSLWKLRDALLRKEHTTAQSLIQALVVDLGEDPLAILNFLRNQYLSGLRAIAGQSKDRKMQIFLAAGETTLLNGLNVFFHVESLIKNNWQDALLSLETMVGRL; this comes from the coding sequence ATGGAAAGCGGCCAGAAGAGTGTCTATGTAAAGTCTGTGAAAGACTTTGTTCAACGTCTTGAAGACCAGCGTTTTGGAATTGTGGTGGTGGGCTCCTCAGTGTTTGAGGATAAGGACATTTTTTTAGAGCTCTATGTCTCTGAAAAGAAGCGTTTGCTTGATGGGCAGCGTTTAACACAACAAGAGCTTTTGTCTTGGACCGATAACTTTGGTTTGTTTGCTTCTAAAGAAACGATTGGCATTTATCAAGCAGAGAAGATGAGCCCTTCGCTACAGGAGTTTATTGTAAATTACTCGCAGCGGCCCAACCCACAGCTTACTTTGTTTCTTTTTATCAATAAAGCTGAGTTCTTCTCCTCTTTTTCCCCTAAGCTTTCACAGGCCCTGTGTCTGTCCCTTTTTGGTGAGTATTTTGCTGAACGAGACTCTCGTATAGCGCAGGTATTAGTTAAACGCGCCGAGGAGGCACAGCTTTCTTGTTCTTTAGGAGTTGCTAAGCTTTTTGTAAGTAAGTTTCCTCAGGCAGGAGTTTTTGAGATGTTTAGCGAGTTCCAAAAATTGCTTTGCCAAATTGGGGACAAAGAGTGTTTAGAAGCGGCAGATGTTCAATCTTTTATAGAAAAAAAAGAAGCCGTTTCCTTATGGAAGCTCCGGGATGCTCTGCTTCGTAAAGAGCATACAACAGCGCAAAGTTTGATACAGGCTTTGGTAGTTGATTTGGGAGAGGATCCTTTAGCTATTCTCAATTTTTTGCGTAATCAGTATCTATCTGGGCTGCGAGCAATAGCAGGGCAGTCGAAAGACCGCAAGATGCAGATTTTTTTGGCGGCAGGAGAGACGACTCTTTTAAATGGTCTGAATGTATTTTTTCACGTGGAAAGTTTGATTAAGAATAACTGGCAAGATGCTCTGCTTTCTTTAGAAACAATGGTAGGTAGATTGTAG
- a CDS encoding SAM-dependent methyltransferase: protein MTLYLLPNTLGSKRVEDLPASVGDIVRNAIQGLIVESVRGGRLFLSLCKLEEPHKFPLAVMSKSDTSVKACDFYLEPIIKKQESWGVISDAGLPCIADPGAKLVRRARSLGITIRAVSGPCSITQALMLSGLPGQNFTFHGYLPQNPKERARYVRGCSGKAHTHICIETPYRNQYTFEALLDQLPGHGELCVAVDLMGEQEYVSTRSVASWNQAADREEVCERLKKVPAIFLFITSF from the coding sequence ATGACGCTCTATCTTCTTCCCAATACTTTAGGTAGTAAAAGAGTAGAGGACCTTCCTGCTTCTGTAGGAGATATTGTCCGGAATGCTATCCAGGGATTAATAGTGGAAAGCGTGCGTGGTGGTCGGTTATTTTTAAGCTTGTGTAAGCTTGAGGAGCCACATAAGTTTCCTCTTGCCGTAATGAGTAAAAGTGATACTTCTGTTAAGGCTTGTGATTTTTACTTAGAGCCCATCATAAAAAAACAGGAGTCTTGGGGAGTTATTTCTGATGCAGGCTTGCCCTGCATTGCGGATCCTGGTGCAAAGCTTGTGCGGAGAGCTCGGTCGTTAGGGATTACGATTCGAGCTGTGTCTGGGCCTTGTTCAATTACACAAGCGTTAATGCTTTCCGGACTACCTGGACAAAATTTCACGTTCCACGGCTATCTCCCTCAGAATCCTAAAGAGAGGGCTCGTTATGTACGCGGATGCTCAGGAAAGGCGCATACACATATTTGTATAGAGACGCCTTATCGTAATCAGTACACATTTGAAGCTTTGTTGGATCAGCTTCCCGGCCATGGGGAGCTTTGTGTTGCTGTGGATTTGATGGGAGAGCAGGAATATGTTTCTACGCGAAGCGTGGCCTCCTGGAACCAGGCGGCAGATAGAGAAGAGGTTTGTGAGCGCTTGAAAAAAGTTCCGGCTATTTTTCTATTTATTACTTCTTTTTAG
- the hemW gene encoding radical SAM family heme chaperone HemW, with translation MNGKIPLALYIHIPFCSKKCHYCSFYTIPYKEELIRSYCEAVIKEGLKKLAPLRCSHYVDTVFFGGGTPSLVPPAFIQDILTALEVQTATEITLEANPENLSEKYIQDLAQTAVNRISIGVQTFNDPLLRLLGRTHSSSKATEAFLLCSQYGFSNLSADLIYGLPTQSISDFIVDLQQAIALPIQHISVYNLTVDPHTSFYKHRKRILPSIADDDALAEMALTAERLLESHGFARYELASYAKNHAASKHNTYYWTDQPFLGLGVSASQYLHGIRSKNFSRISHYLRAAHHHQPTAESMEELPPSERIKEALALRLRLCDPIPFGMFPQELVDEMLTNPTIRSLFTVNNQAFSLNQRGRLFHDSIAEEIMSSSFSF, from the coding sequence ATGAATGGTAAGATTCCCTTAGCTCTTTACATACACATTCCTTTTTGCTCGAAAAAGTGTCACTACTGTAGTTTTTATACTATCCCGTACAAGGAAGAGCTTATTCGCTCTTACTGCGAGGCGGTTATCAAAGAGGGGCTAAAAAAGCTAGCTCCTCTGCGCTGTTCCCACTATGTTGATACCGTATTTTTTGGAGGAGGCACTCCCTCGTTAGTCCCACCAGCCTTCATTCAAGATATCCTCACAGCATTAGAAGTTCAAACAGCGACAGAAATCACTCTTGAGGCAAATCCAGAAAATCTATCTGAGAAATATATTCAAGATCTCGCCCAAACAGCAGTTAACAGGATCAGCATCGGTGTGCAGACGTTTAACGATCCTTTACTCCGATTGCTTGGCCGCACCCATTCTTCTTCTAAAGCAACTGAAGCCTTCTTGCTCTGCTCTCAATATGGTTTTTCTAATCTATCAGCAGACCTAATTTACGGGCTTCCTACGCAATCGATTAGCGATTTTATTGTTGACCTTCAACAGGCCATCGCTCTCCCCATCCAGCACATCTCGGTCTATAATCTTACCGTAGACCCCCATACCTCTTTTTACAAGCATCGTAAACGCATTCTGCCTTCCATAGCAGATGACGACGCTCTAGCAGAGATGGCCCTGACCGCTGAAAGACTGTTAGAAAGTCATGGATTTGCCCGCTATGAACTTGCCTCTTATGCAAAAAATCACGCAGCCTCTAAACATAATACCTACTACTGGACAGATCAGCCGTTTTTAGGATTAGGAGTCTCGGCCTCACAATATCTTCACGGAATTCGTTCTAAAAATTTTTCCCGAATTTCCCATTATCTAAGAGCTGCACATCACCATCAGCCTACTGCAGAGTCCATGGAAGAACTCCCTCCAAGCGAACGTATCAAGGAGGCTTTAGCCTTGCGTCTTCGCCTCTGCGATCCTATTCCTTTTGGAATGTTTCCCCAAGAGCTTGTTGATGAAATGTTAACAAATCCAACTATACGCTCTCTATTTACCGTAAATAACCAAGCATTTTCATTGAATCAACGCGGACGGCTTTTTCATGATTCTATAGCAGAAGAAATCATGAGTTCTTCTTTTTCATTTTAA
- a CDS encoding 2-oxoglutarate dehydrogenase E1 component: MDSDFAKHVYASDIDWIESLFERFEKQEPIDASWKYFFEGYQVGKVDGGSTADTNEQVVAALQEKKAQSLLMIYRHYGYLQGQISPITSVEASPLVTEKVRGFDLQEEIPSLGLLSQPFVRIADFIQVLKDKYCRSIAVETLNCSPEIQEYIWQLMEGEKTVLTKEELLSRYRELKRAVAFEEFLQVKFTGQKRFSLEGGECLIPMLEHLIAVGAQQGTNRYVMGMPHRGRLNVLANIFGKPYRQIFLEFEDAPLMRGIQSVGDVKYHKGYVANRPKQNVMMALLPNPSHLEAVDPVVEGAVAAIQRQGESGKEQSCLAVLMHGDAALSGQGVVYETFQLSGIPGYSTEGTLHIVVNNQIGFTAQPRESRSTPYCTDIAKMMGIPVFRVNGEDVLASLQAVEYAMRVRERFHCDVIIDLCCYRKYGHNESDDPSVTAPFLYEEIKKKKPVSLLFRETLLAHPEWMISSHELDQIDEEIAQVLTQEFASLKDLRIDQLDAKACMHCSRMAAGELLVDNVDASLDKDTLFDVSAKLCDIPEHFTPHPKIQSLLNKRMSMANGDIGYDWGMAEEVAFASLLQEGFSLRLSGQDSVRGTFSQRQLVWTDTRTGDTFSPLYHLSSSQGRVELYNSPLSEYAVLGFEYGYAQQAEKTLVIWEAQFGDFSNGAQIIFDQYISSGIQKWDLHSDVVVLLPHGYEGQGPEHSSARIERYLQLASDWNFQVVLPSTPVQYFRILREHTKRDLSLPLIVFSPKMLLRHPQCVSSIEEFGVKGGFKPFLEEPSPNYLASVLVFCSGKIYYDYRASLPKECEHMFACIRVESLYPLYLEDLLALIGKYPQVKHYVWLQEEPQNMGIFSYFSLATDEIFPSKLQCVCRPRSSSTATGSASLSQKELSTLMETLFSIGRE; encoded by the coding sequence ATGGACTCAGATTTTGCTAAGCACGTATATGCATCGGATATCGATTGGATAGAATCTTTATTTGAGCGGTTTGAGAAACAAGAGCCCATAGACGCTTCTTGGAAATATTTTTTTGAAGGTTATCAGGTTGGGAAGGTTGATGGTGGGTCAACAGCGGATACTAACGAGCAAGTTGTTGCGGCTCTACAAGAGAAGAAAGCGCAAAGTCTTTTGATGATATACCGTCATTACGGGTACCTGCAGGGACAAATCTCCCCAATAACTTCTGTAGAGGCATCTCCTTTAGTTACGGAGAAAGTTCGAGGGTTTGATTTACAGGAGGAGATCCCTTCTTTGGGATTACTTTCTCAGCCGTTTGTTCGTATTGCAGATTTCATTCAGGTATTAAAGGACAAATACTGTCGTAGTATTGCGGTTGAAACCCTGAACTGCTCTCCTGAAATTCAAGAGTATATTTGGCAGCTTATGGAGGGAGAGAAGACGGTTTTGACGAAAGAGGAGCTGCTATCTCGGTATCGAGAACTCAAAAGAGCTGTGGCTTTTGAAGAATTTTTGCAGGTAAAATTTACTGGCCAAAAACGCTTTTCTTTAGAAGGGGGAGAGTGTTTGATTCCTATGTTAGAGCATCTGATTGCTGTTGGGGCTCAGCAAGGAACGAATCGTTATGTGATGGGGATGCCGCATCGTGGGCGACTAAATGTTTTAGCAAACATTTTTGGTAAACCTTATCGGCAAATTTTCTTGGAGTTTGAAGATGCTCCTTTAATGAGAGGGATTCAGTCTGTTGGTGATGTGAAGTATCACAAAGGATACGTTGCTAATAGACCAAAGCAGAATGTGATGATGGCTTTATTGCCAAATCCCAGTCATTTGGAAGCGGTGGATCCCGTTGTAGAAGGCGCTGTAGCTGCGATTCAGCGTCAAGGAGAATCAGGGAAGGAACAATCCTGTTTAGCGGTTTTGATGCATGGGGATGCTGCTTTATCTGGCCAAGGAGTTGTTTACGAAACCTTCCAATTGAGCGGGATTCCTGGCTATTCGACAGAAGGAACGTTGCATATCGTAGTGAACAACCAGATAGGATTTACCGCGCAGCCTCGAGAATCTCGTTCCACTCCTTATTGCACAGACATCGCTAAGATGATGGGCATTCCTGTATTTAGGGTGAATGGTGAAGATGTTTTGGCTAGTTTACAGGCTGTGGAGTACGCTATGCGTGTTCGCGAGCGTTTCCACTGTGATGTGATTATTGACCTATGCTGCTATCGAAAATACGGGCATAATGAAAGCGATGATCCCTCCGTTACGGCGCCTTTTCTTTATGAAGAAATTAAGAAGAAAAAGCCTGTTTCTTTATTGTTTAGAGAAACCTTACTTGCTCATCCGGAGTGGATGATTTCCTCTCACGAGCTAGATCAAATTGATGAAGAAATCGCGCAAGTTTTAACCCAAGAATTTGCTTCTCTAAAAGATCTGCGTATTGACCAACTCGATGCCAAAGCTTGTATGCATTGCTCGCGTATGGCAGCAGGAGAGCTCTTAGTGGATAACGTAGATGCTTCTTTGGACAAAGATACGTTATTCGATGTGAGCGCTAAGCTTTGTGATATTCCAGAGCATTTCACGCCACATCCTAAGATCCAGTCTCTATTGAATAAGCGGATGAGCATGGCTAATGGGGATATTGGTTATGATTGGGGAATGGCAGAAGAGGTCGCGTTTGCCTCTTTATTGCAAGAGGGCTTTTCTTTACGTTTATCTGGCCAAGATTCTGTTCGAGGAACCTTTAGCCAAAGACAACTCGTTTGGACAGACACTCGAACAGGGGATACGTTCTCTCCGTTGTATCATCTTTCTTCGAGTCAGGGAAGAGTGGAATTATACAACTCTCCTTTATCTGAATATGCGGTTTTGGGGTTTGAATATGGTTATGCGCAACAAGCTGAAAAAACTTTAGTCATTTGGGAAGCGCAGTTTGGGGATTTTTCTAACGGCGCGCAGATTATTTTTGATCAGTATATTTCTTCTGGTATTCAAAAATGGGATTTGCATTCTGATGTGGTGGTTTTACTTCCTCATGGCTATGAGGGGCAGGGACCGGAGCATTCGTCCGCTCGTATCGAGCGTTACCTCCAGCTCGCTTCCGACTGGAATTTTCAGGTAGTGCTTCCCTCCACCCCTGTGCAGTATTTTCGTATTCTTAGAGAGCATACAAAACGAGACCTATCTCTTCCGCTTATTGTGTTTTCTCCTAAAATGTTGCTGAGACATCCTCAGTGTGTAAGCTCCATTGAAGAATTCGGCGTTAAAGGGGGATTTAAACCTTTTCTTGAGGAACCTAGTCCGAATTATCTTGCAAGTGTTCTAGTGTTCTGCAGCGGTAAAATTTATTACGACTACCGAGCCTCGTTACCCAAAGAGTGTGAGCATATGTTTGCATGTATTCGGGTAGAAAGTCTGTATCCGTTGTATTTGGAAGATTTATTAGCTCTAATCGGTAAGTATCCGCAAGTTAAACATTATGTGTGGTTGCAAGAAGAGCCCCAAAATATGGGGATTTTTAGTTATTTTTCTTTAGCCACTGATGAAATTTTCCCCAGTAAATTGCAGTGCGTTTGTCGTCCTAGGAGTAGTTCTACAGCAACGGGATCGGCAAGTTTGAGTCAGAAGGAATTATCCACATTAATGGAAACTTTGTTTTCTATAGGTAGAGAGTAG
- the sucB gene encoding dihydrolipoyllysine-residue succinyltransferase: MSTEVRIPNIAESISEVSIASLLVASGDFVQENQGILEIESDKVNQLIYAPCSGRVEWNISVGDTVAVGSVVGTIFEAESQDTLSIHEQMPFSLVEQESDAQIISFPSSVRQDPPAEGKTFVPLKDAQRSFSDNRETRETMSAIRKTISRRLVQSLHESAMLTTFNEVYMGPVIALRKEQQEAFVAKYGVKLGFMSFFIKAVVEALKKYPRVNAYIEGNEIVYRHYYDISIAVGTDRGLVVPVLRHCDQLSCGEIEVQLADLASRAREGKLAIHELEGGSFTITNGGVYGSLLSTPIINPPQVGILGMHKIEKRPVVKEDAIVIADMMYVAMSYDHRIIDGKEAVGFLVHVKELLEQPNLLFAL; encoded by the coding sequence ATGAGTACAGAGGTTCGTATTCCAAATATTGCAGAATCTATTAGTGAGGTCTCAATAGCTTCACTTTTGGTGGCATCCGGAGATTTCGTGCAAGAGAATCAAGGGATTTTAGAGATAGAAAGCGATAAGGTGAATCAGTTGATCTACGCTCCCTGTTCAGGAAGAGTAGAGTGGAATATTTCTGTAGGCGATACGGTAGCAGTTGGCAGTGTTGTTGGTACTATTTTTGAAGCGGAGAGTCAAGATACCTTATCTATTCATGAGCAGATGCCATTTAGCTTGGTAGAACAAGAGAGCGATGCGCAAATCATCTCTTTTCCTTCATCGGTACGGCAGGATCCTCCTGCGGAAGGGAAAACTTTTGTTCCTTTGAAAGATGCCCAACGGTCCTTTTCTGATAATAGAGAAACTCGAGAGACCATGAGCGCTATTCGAAAGACAATTTCTCGTAGATTAGTTCAATCTTTGCACGAATCTGCCATGTTAACTACGTTTAATGAAGTATACATGGGACCTGTCATTGCTTTGCGTAAAGAGCAGCAAGAGGCGTTCGTTGCCAAATACGGAGTGAAGCTCGGATTTATGTCTTTCTTCATTAAGGCCGTAGTAGAAGCTTTAAAAAAATATCCCCGAGTGAATGCCTATATTGAGGGAAATGAAATTGTTTACAGACATTATTACGATATTTCTATTGCTGTAGGAACGGATAGGGGATTAGTGGTTCCTGTGCTGCGTCATTGTGACCAGTTGTCCTGTGGAGAAATTGAAGTACAGCTTGCAGATTTAGCGTCTCGGGCTCGAGAGGGGAAACTTGCGATTCATGAGTTAGAAGGAGGGAGCTTTACCATTACCAACGGAGGGGTCTACGGATCTCTTCTATCGACACCCATTATTAATCCTCCTCAGGTGGGGATTCTTGGAATGCATAAGATAGAAAAACGTCCTGTGGTTAAAGAGGACGCGATCGTTATAGCCGATATGATGTATGTGGCTATGAGTTATGATCATCGGATTATAGACGGAAAAGAAGCCGTAGGCTTTCTTGTTCATGTAAAAGAGCTTCTGGAACAACCAAATCTTTTATTTGCTCTCTAA
- the pgeF gene encoding peptidoglycan editing factor PgeF — protein sequence MTTASKALRKLTFPELEQFPISHGIFPKQSDEEEANQASDAQIAACLGGKGFCNAHQVHGTSLRHVTHKTPKRCPADGLFTTTPLLSLHIYHADCQAAIFYDPQNHAIANVHAGWRGLVGNIYAVTVRRLKKTFGSKPQDLVVAISPSLGPDMAIYPDYQKLFPSSFFPLMPKENHLDFRAVARNQLLSEGLSKKNIFISERCTCSEADTFFSFRSWKSSHQNNPAAIRPRRNNVTAVLLLPR from the coding sequence ATGACAACCGCTTCCAAAGCATTACGAAAGTTGACTTTCCCAGAGCTGGAGCAATTCCCTATCAGTCATGGGATTTTCCCTAAACAAAGTGATGAGGAGGAAGCGAATCAAGCCTCTGATGCGCAGATCGCCGCTTGCCTGGGAGGCAAGGGGTTTTGTAATGCGCATCAGGTACATGGCACAAGCCTCCGCCATGTCACGCATAAGACGCCGAAACGCTGTCCCGCTGACGGGCTGTTTACAACCACTCCATTGCTTTCTTTACACATTTATCACGCAGACTGTCAGGCTGCGATTTTCTACGATCCTCAAAATCATGCGATCGCCAATGTACATGCAGGATGGAGAGGCCTCGTCGGCAATATCTATGCGGTTACAGTTCGTCGTCTGAAAAAAACTTTTGGCAGTAAGCCTCAAGATCTCGTAGTAGCTATATCACCCTCCTTGGGCCCTGATATGGCTATCTATCCAGATTACCAAAAACTCTTCCCCTCTAGCTTTTTCCCTTTAATGCCGAAAGAAAATCACTTAGATTTTCGCGCTGTTGCAAGAAACCAGCTGCTCTCAGAGGGATTATCTAAAAAAAATATCTTCATTTCCGAACGCTGCACCTGTTCTGAGGCAGATACCTTTTTCTCTTTTAGAAGCTGGAAATCTAGCCATCAAAACAATCCTGCCGCGATTCGTCCGCGAAGAAATAATGTGACAGCAGTGCTGCTTCTTCCTAGATAA
- a CDS encoding 4-hydroxy-3-methylbut-2-en-1-yl diphosphate synthase — translation MATPCLQKPFRRKTLSVKIGDLFVGSEHSIKIQSMTTTATTDVEGTVKQICALQECGCEIARVTVQGLKEVSACEKIKDRLIQQNVSIPLVADIHFFPQAAMHVADFVEKVRINPGNYVDKRNMFTGKIYSDEQYAHSLERLFEKFSPLVEKCKRLGRAMRIGVNHGSLSERVMQRYGDTIEGMVYSALEYVEVCVNMDYHDVVFSMKSSNPKVMVAAYRALAHELDQRGWLYPLHLGVTEAGSGIDGVVKSAVGIGTLLSEGLGDTIRCSLTGCPTIEIPVCVDLLKQTSGYSELSEKKDNPFEIYRSEQLATQELSKNLPWGNVYGLLVKLTETQLLTTEPAELLQNLGVDITTGKKDPTAPEGVVIPQNMRSSAIVAELEKHLLVFDQEAAPILNETNEEAWLSEKTLAAPFAYFEVEDIYEARRFFELRKEHSQPICLSFSLDPNLPENEAVIDLSVRLGALLLDGLGSCVLLNLPDLQLSRTLGFLILQSANIRSVTVEYISCPGCGRTLFDLPEVTQRIRERTKHLPGGLKIAVMGCIVNGPGEMADADFGYVGSKPGMIDLYVKHKCVKSCIPMENAEEELIQLLKEHGVWKEPE, via the coding sequence ATGGCAACGCCCTGTTTACAAAAGCCTTTTCGACGTAAGACACTCTCTGTAAAAATCGGAGATCTTTTTGTTGGTAGTGAACACTCTATCAAAATACAGTCTATGACAACAACAGCCACTACTGACGTAGAGGGCACGGTTAAGCAGATCTGTGCTCTACAGGAATGTGGATGCGAAATTGCCCGAGTCACTGTTCAAGGTCTAAAAGAAGTGAGCGCGTGTGAGAAAATAAAAGATCGTTTAATCCAACAAAACGTCTCTATTCCTCTTGTAGCTGATATTCACTTCTTTCCCCAAGCGGCTATGCATGTCGCAGATTTTGTAGAAAAAGTGCGTATCAATCCAGGAAATTATGTCGACAAACGGAATATGTTTACTGGAAAAATCTACTCCGACGAACAATACGCGCATAGCTTAGAACGTTTGTTTGAAAAGTTTTCTCCTCTTGTTGAGAAATGCAAACGCTTAGGCCGAGCAATGCGCATAGGAGTCAATCATGGCTCTTTATCCGAGCGCGTTATGCAACGCTATGGCGATACAATTGAAGGGATGGTCTACTCTGCTTTAGAGTACGTCGAAGTCTGCGTTAATATGGACTACCATGATGTTGTTTTTTCTATGAAATCGAGCAACCCTAAGGTCATGGTAGCCGCGTATCGAGCTTTAGCTCACGAGTTAGACCAAAGAGGTTGGCTCTACCCCTTACACTTAGGTGTTACAGAGGCGGGATCTGGCATCGATGGAGTTGTGAAGTCTGCTGTAGGAATAGGAACCTTACTTTCTGAAGGACTAGGAGATACGATTCGTTGTTCGTTGACAGGATGCCCAACTATTGAAATTCCGGTGTGCGTAGATCTCCTCAAGCAAACCTCAGGATATTCTGAACTCTCAGAAAAAAAAGACAATCCTTTTGAAATCTATCGTTCGGAACAGCTCGCTACTCAAGAACTCTCAAAAAATCTCCCTTGGGGGAATGTTTATGGACTTCTAGTCAAGTTAACCGAAACTCAGCTATTAACTACAGAACCTGCAGAACTCCTCCAAAACTTAGGAGTAGACATAACCACCGGGAAAAAAGACCCAACCGCACCGGAAGGGGTGGTCATCCCTCAAAATATGCGTTCTTCAGCTATTGTTGCTGAACTTGAAAAACATCTTCTTGTTTTTGATCAAGAGGCGGCTCCTATTCTTAATGAAACGAATGAAGAGGCTTGGCTTTCTGAAAAGACGCTTGCTGCCCCATTTGCTTATTTTGAAGTAGAAGATATTTATGAGGCGCGTCGCTTTTTTGAGTTGCGAAAGGAACACTCACAGCCCATTTGTTTGAGCTTTTCTTTAGATCCCAATCTTCCAGAAAATGAAGCGGTGATTGATTTATCGGTTCGTTTAGGCGCCTTACTTTTGGATGGGTTAGGATCCTGCGTATTACTGAATCTTCCGGATTTGCAACTTTCTAGAACTCTAGGATTTTTGATTTTGCAAAGTGCAAATATTCGATCTGTTACTGTGGAGTATATTTCTTGTCCCGGATGTGGCCGAACACTCTTTGACCTACCAGAAGTTACTCAACGCATTCGAGAACGAACGAAACACCTTCCCGGAGGATTAAAGATTGCTGTCATGGGATGTATCGTCAATGGCCCTGGAGAGATGGCTGATGCTGATTTTGGCTATGTAGGATCTAAACCTGGAATGATTGATTTGTATGTTAAGCATAAATGCGTCAAATCTTGTATTCCAATGGAAAATGCTGAAGAAGAATTAATCCAACTGCTAAAAGAGCATGGTGTATGGAAAGAGCCTGAATAG
- a CDS encoding 2Fe-2S iron-sulfur cluster-binding protein — protein sequence MAKLIISADGENQEFDLEDGAPIAEACENAGVPLACTEGVCGTCVVEVLEGADNLSEFSEAEQDFLGEPESSNERLACQCCIKSGCVKLTF from the coding sequence ATGGCCAAGCTCATCATTTCAGCGGACGGCGAAAATCAAGAGTTTGATTTAGAAGATGGTGCACCTATAGCAGAAGCTTGTGAGAATGCTGGAGTCCCCTTGGCTTGTACAGAAGGAGTTTGTGGAACCTGTGTTGTTGAAGTCCTCGAAGGGGCAGATAATTTAAGTGAATTTTCTGAGGCAGAACAGGATTTTTTAGGAGAACCTGAATCGTCCAATGAACGTTTGGCTTGTCAGTGTTGTATTAAAAGCGGCTGTGTCAAACTTACCTTCTAA
- a CDS encoding FliA/WhiG family RNA polymerase sigma factor: MKTQDLADTWQLYWATKEIHHRDFLIEAYLPLVKNVAHRLAAGMPSHVKIEDLYASGVEGLVRAVERFDPEKSKRFESYALFIIKAAIIDDLRKQDWIPRSVYQKAHRLADAMDSLRQMLGKEPTDGDLCEYLNISQQELSQWFSSSRPALVLSLNDDFSCQDDDEGLALEERIADERAETGYDVIRKKEAISILTEALLSLDEKERQVMALYYYDDLVLKEIGKILGVSESRVSQIHSKALLKLRGTLSSLF, from the coding sequence GTGAAGACTCAAGATCTTGCAGATACTTGGCAACTCTATTGGGCAACTAAAGAAATCCATCACAGGGATTTTTTAATTGAAGCCTATCTCCCGCTTGTAAAAAACGTAGCGCATCGACTTGCTGCGGGGATGCCATCTCATGTGAAGATAGAGGATCTTTATGCTTCTGGGGTTGAGGGATTAGTCCGAGCTGTTGAGCGGTTTGATCCGGAAAAAAGCAAGCGATTCGAGAGCTATGCTCTTTTTATTATAAAGGCTGCGATTATTGATGATTTGCGCAAGCAGGATTGGATTCCTAGAAGCGTCTACCAAAAAGCACATCGCTTAGCTGATGCGATGGACTCTTTGAGACAAATGCTGGGGAAGGAACCTACAGATGGGGATCTTTGCGAGTATTTAAATATTTCACAGCAAGAGCTATCGCAGTGGTTTTCCTCCTCTAGACCTGCGCTAGTTTTATCTCTGAATGATGATTTTTCTTGCCAAGATGATGATGAAGGACTTGCTTTAGAGGAAAGGATAGCGGATGAGCGGGCTGAAACTGGGTACGATGTCATCAGAAAAAAAGAAGCTATCTCTATTCTGACAGAAGCTCTTCTTTCTCTTGATGAGAAAGAGCGGCAGGTAATGGCTTTGTATTACTATGATGATTTAGTTCTCAAAGAAATAGGGAAAATTTTGGGAGTTAGCGAGTCTCGCGTTTCCCAAATTCACTCTAAAGCCCTGTTGAAATTGCGAGGCACCTTGTCGAGCTTATTCTGA